In Bacteroidales bacterium, a single genomic region encodes these proteins:
- a CDS encoding endonuclease/exonuclease/phosphatase family protein, with the protein MKKILVLLLSVFIVFPGYTQKKNKKSPEKCILRVASYNIWVNATSWPDRRDAVSSLVRFHDFDIFGTQEGTKPMLDDINRAGGYAYIGEGRDGGVKGEFSAIFYKTDRFDVLDNGNFWYSETPEVPGKGWDAVCCNRICSWGKFRDKVSGREFYFFNSHYDHQGKKARVESSKLLLLKIKEIAANYPIFATGDYNATPESESIRILLDDGLLKDSYTLSKQPPYGTVGTFQGLKVDAEMKTRIDFIFVTDHVNILKYGVLNDRPYGRCPSDHDPVMIVAEF; encoded by the coding sequence ATGAAAAAAATCCTTGTACTTCTCTTATCAGTTTTTATTGTATTTCCCGGATATACCCAGAAAAAAAACAAAAAATCTCCTGAGAAATGTATTCTTCGTGTAGCTTCTTATAATATATGGGTAAATGCAACTTCCTGGCCGGATAGGAGAGATGCTGTCAGTTCCCTGGTAAGGTTCCATGATTTTGATATTTTTGGAACACAAGAAGGTACTAAGCCAATGCTGGATGATATAAACCGGGCAGGAGGATATGCATATATCGGAGAAGGTCGTGATGGTGGTGTAAAAGGAGAGTTCTCAGCAATCTTTTATAAAACCGATCGTTTCGATGTATTGGATAACGGAAATTTCTGGTATTCGGAAACTCCGGAAGTTCCAGGGAAAGGATGGGATGCAGTCTGTTGTAACCGGATCTGTTCCTGGGGAAAATTCAGGGATAAGGTTTCCGGTCGTGAATTTTATTTTTTCAATTCCCATTATGATCATCAGGGAAAGAAAGCCCGTGTGGAGTCTTCCAAATTGCTTTTATTGAAAATAAAAGAAATAGCGGCTAATTACCCCATTTTTGCAACAGGAGATTATAATGCCACTCCGGAATCAGAATCTATTCGAATTTTACTGGATGATGGTCTGTTGAAAGATTCGTATACATTATCCAAACAACCGCCTTATGGGACGGTGGGTACCTTTCAGGGGTTGAAAGTTGATGCGGAAATGAAAACCAGGATTGACTTCATATTTGTAACGGATCATGTTAATATTTTGAAGTATGGTGTATTGAACGATCGCCCTTATGGTCGTTGTCCTTCTGACCACGATCCGGTAATGATAGTCGCTGAATTTTGA